The DNA segment CACGTCGTCCAGATAGCGCATTCGTTCTAAGTCGAGGTCCAAGATCGTAACCCTTGCGCCAAATCCAGCGGCGATCTTGGCTGCGTTTGTGCCGACGACGCCCCCGCCAATGATAACGACCGATGCGGGCGGCACTCCCGGCACTCCCGACAGCAGCACGCCTTGGCCCTTGTGGTGCTTTTCCAGACAGGCCGCTCCAGCCTGAACGCTCATACGGCCGGCAATCTCGCTCATCGGCGTCAATATCGGCAGTTTCTCGTTCGCATCGGGGATAGTCTCATAGGCGATGCAAATTGCGCCCGATTCGACCATCGCTCGGGTCAAGTCGGCGCTGGCTGCAAAGTGAAAAAACGTGAAGAGCGCTTGGCCGGGACGAATTCGCGGAAACTCTTCTGACAGCGGCTCTTTGACCTTGACGATCAGATCGCTTTGCGCCCAAACTTGGCTCACGTCCGCCAAGGTTGCGCCCGCAGCCGCATACTCGTCATCGGACAATCCGGTCCCGACGCCCGCGCTTTGCTCAACGATGACTTTATGGCCGTCCTGCGTGAGCCGATGAACGCCCGCCGGGGTCATCGCCACGCGATGTTCGTCCTTCTTCACTTCCTTGGGTACGCCGATGACCATCCTTGCCCTCCTATTGCGGCTGAACGCGCATAGATTCCGATTCTACCTGCTGTACGGGCGCCTCGTCGAGTTTGCGAAGCAGCGCAGCGCCGGCCAATACATAGATCGGAATGAAAGCAAAGACCGCCCGCCATCCCAAGCCGGGAGAATATCGATTGAGGGCGTCGGCGACTGGGCCGGCGATCATTGGCGCTACCACTTGTGGCAAAGTCATCGAAATGTGCCAGATCGCCATGTATCGACCGGCTTCGTCTGCCTTGGGCACTAAGTTTGCGGCCAACGCCCAATCGACCGCGGCAAAGGCTCCCCACGCGATTCCGAAAAGAACGCCCAACAGCATCACCGCGCGAAAATCGCTGACCAGCAGAAATGCTATCGCCGCTGCGCAGAGAAGACCGCTGCACATGAAGATAATACTCTTCTTGCTGTGGCGGTCCGCGTTGCGCGCGACCATAAAGGTGCCGATCACGCCTGCGAAGGTTACAATCTCGAATAAAATGAACGCAGACTTAAGATAGCCGTCGCCAAGCCCGATTGAATCGCGCAGGTAGAAGGTGATGAAGTAGACCGCTGTATAGAACCCCGCGTTGAAGAAGAACCGCGAGAGGGTCAGTAGCCGAAAGTTGGGCGCGTCTTTCAGACGGATATCGAACACATGGCGCAGTTTCACCTTGGCATCCGCAGGATTTTTCGGACTCCAGGGCTTCTCCCGCAGCCCACAATGCGTCCAGAGCATCGTGGATAGCAGCACGCCCCCATAAACCCATCCCACAAGCCTCATGCGCGCATCTGCAGACCAATGGGATAGCAGCATCGGCTCCTTGTCAAGGAGCGCGCCGACCAGCGCAAGCCCTAAGCCCGTTCCCAATAGCGTCATCGCCCCCATATAGCTCGACGCAAGCCCATGCCGATGAGGCGGCACGACATCGGGGATGACCGCTTGATAGGGCCCGTTCGCCCAGTTTAGAAAGAACTGAATGGCCGCAAAACAGACCATCAGCTGCCAGAACGAGCCGCTGTAAGTAAAGAGAACGATGAACGGGATGCACCATATCACCCCATGAAAAATGAACGGCCGGCGTCGGCCCCACCGAGACTGGCAACGATCGCTGTAAGGCCCTGCGATCAGTTCGACAACGGTGGAAAACAGCGCGCCGCCAGCCGCCAGCACGCCCAAATAGGCGCCATGAGATTCTTTGGGTATGAACTCGGCAACGCGCTCCTGCAAGACCAGCGTCAACATGCCCGCCCAAAAAAAGCTGACGCCGAACCAGAACACACTGATGGCGATCATGGCCCGCCCGTGATGTTATCCAGATAAGCCCGAACCAGCGAGGCTAAGGGGTTGGCAAAGATCAGCGTCAGGATCGCGCCCAAAGCCATGCTGGGGCCGAATGGAATGGCGCCAACTTGCGGCGGTTCGTCGTCCAGTTCTTCCGACTGTGTTGAGCCAAACGTCCGCTCCAGCCATTCGTCGATGCGTCTCTTGATGGCTCCCGGGAGAAACAGATAGAGCACATCGAGCCACAGCAGGTAGAGGATCGAAAAGAAGAAGAGGGAAGCGATCGATTCGGGAACGTAGGATTCAAGTTCTTCGCTCGTATCTATAGCCGGATGCAAGCGCGCATAGATCATCCCAACAACCCCAAAGACCAATCCGAGCATGACGGCCAAACCAAAGGAGACGACCGCCGCCGGCGCCATCAAACAGGCGCCGATCGCCCTGGCTAGCTTGATGTCGCCGTGTCCCATCGCGTCCTTGCGAAACGCGATCCTCCCCAAGAGGCTGATGAATACAAAGATGCCGGCGCCGACTGTCGCCCCGATCAGCGCATTTGATAAACTTAGGCGCCCCGGTTCGGCCCAATCCCAAGGCGTGGCCAACCTGCTTGCAAATCCGGCGACAAGCAACCCTATGATCAGCGCAGCCGCGTTCAACTCGTCCGGAATAATGAACCAGCGCAGATCGATCATCGAAAGCGCGAGCAGGCATGAGCAAAACGCCGACAGTCCCAAAAACGCAACCCAAGATTCTCCTTGCACCAAATGCAGATGCCAAAACCATGCCCAGATAGCCGCATTGACGATCTCTACCAACAAGTATCGAACGGGGATCGAGGCCCTGCAGTGCCGACAACGGCCTTGCTGAACGAGATAACTCAGAATCGGGAAGAGATCGAGCGCGGTCAGTCGCGTTTTGCAGTTAGGGCAGTGCGACGGCGGATGGACGATGGAGAGCCCGGCCGGCAAGCGATAAATCAGTACATTGAGAAAACTGCCTATTGCCGCCCCGAAGGCGATGCCGAAGACAACGCTCCAGGGCGGCAGCATATGCCGATTATTGGGCTTGGCTCAGGTTGCTGATAACGCTGATCATTGGCAGGAACATCGCAATAACGATGAAACCGACCACGAAGCCCAAAAGTACGATCATCAACGGTTCGATGGCTGCCGTCAAACTGGCCAATTGCGCCTCCACCTCGCCCTCGTAAAAGTCGGCAATCTTGGTCAGCATGTGGTCGAGCGAACCCGATTCCTCGCCGACGCTGACCATATGTACGACCATAGGCGGAAACTGCCGGCTTTTGGCCAACGGATCGGCGATGCGCTCTCCTTCGCGAATTCGCGCGCGGGATTCCATCACTGCTTCGGCAATGATCGAGTTGCCCACGACGCCCGCGACCGTTTCTAACGCTTGTAGGATCGGTACGCCCGAGACTAACAGCGTGCCCATGGTTCGGCTGAATCGCGCCATGACGATCTTGTGGTGCAAAGGGCCGAAAACGGGCATTTTCAGTTTCATACGGTCGACAGTGCGCCTGCCTACGCGAGTGCTGACAAAAAGCCGGTAAGCGACTAGCAGCACCAGCAACGAGATGATCAGCACGTACCAACGATTGGCGACGAAAGCCGAAAGGTCGATCAAGAACTGGGTCATGAACGGCATGTCCTTGACGCCCAGCTCCTTGAACAGGTCGGCAAACTGCGGCACCAGCCACGTTACCAGGAACGTAACGATGCCGATAGCCGCGATCAAAACCAAAGTTGGGTAGGTCAATGCCGACTTGATCTTGCGCCGCAGTTCTACGTCCTTCTCTAAGAAGTGCGCGATGCGCTGAAGCGATTCTTCTAACACGCCGCCGACCTCCCCCGCTCGGATCAGACCGATGATCAGCGGAGAGAACGCCTTCGGGTGTCGAGCCATCGATCGCGACAGGCTCTCGCCCGATTCGACGCGCGCCGACAGATCCATCAAGATCTTGCGCAAGCGAGAATCGCTCGTTTGCTGTTGCAGCACGTCCAAGCAGCGCACCAGCGAAACGCCTGCGTCGAGCATTGTGGAGAATTGCCGCGAGAAGATCGAAAGGTTAGAGAGTTTGACCTTCCCATAGCCGCCAGAGGGCACGCGCTGGCCGCCCTTCTCCTGCGTCATTTCAAGGACGACAAAACCCTCTTCCTGTAACCGCTTCTTGAGTACTTCGCCGTTTTCCGCTTCGGCGCGTCCGCTACGGGTCGCGCCGCTTTCGTCTCGAATGGTGTACGCAAAGGTCGCCATTGCTTATCCTCTCTGAGCGTTCTCGCTCTATAGTCCGCCTGGTCGGCTAGAGCCGGGAGCGGTCGTGCCGGTGGAAGACGGCGCGAGCATCTTCTTCAACTCGTCCGTATTGATGGCGCGGGCCATGACTTCTTCGTAGGTAACGGTGCCGCGCATGTAAAGATCGCGCAGGCACATGTCCATCGTCTGCATTCCAACGTTCGCGCTGGTCTGGATCATGGTGTGAATCTGGTGCGTTTTGTTCTCGCGAATCAGGTTTCTGACGGCGGGAGTGGCGGTCATCACCTCGATGGCGGGCACTCGTCCGGGCTGTCCGGCTCTGGGCAACAGCTGCTGGCTGATAATGGCCTGCAAGTTGTTGGCCAGTTGGATTCGAATCTGTTCCTGTTGGCCGGGCGGGAAAACGTCCACCATTCGGTCGATCGATTCGGCGGCGTTGTTGGTGTGCAGAGTGGCCATGACTAAGTGGCCCGTTTCCGCGGCTGTGATCGCCAATTGTATGGTCTCAAGGTCTCGCATTTCGCCTACGAGGATGACGTCCGGATCCTCTCGAAGGGAAGAGCGGAGTGCGTTTGCGAACGACTTGGTGTCTTGGCCCAGTTCGCGCTGGTTGATAATACTGAACTTGTGGGTGTGCAGGTACTCGATCGGGTCCTCGATCGTAATAATGTGCACCGAACGCTCCGTATTGATCTGGTTGATCATGGCGGCAAGCGAAGTCGATTTGCCGGAACCGGTCGGCCCGGTAACCAGGATCAGGCCTCGAGGCTTTCGGGTCAAATCTTCCAAAATGCCTGGCAAGTGAAGTTCTCGAATGGTGGGGATCCGTTGCGGAATCAATCGAAACGCGGATGCGACCGCGCCCTTGTCTCGATAGACGTTGACGCGGAAACGAGAGACCTTGCCGAGAGCATACGACATGTCCAGTTCCATCGTCGATTCGAACCGCTGAATCTGCTCGTCCGTTAAAATGTCGTAAACCAGACGCTGCGTTTCGGGCGCAGAAGCCTTCTCGTAGTTCAAGCGTATCAACTGCCCGTCCACTCGAATGATCGGCGCTTCGAACGGCACTAGGTGCAGGTCGGACGCGCCCTTTTCGGTTACGATGTAAAGCAGTTCGTCGATATGGATCTCTTCAAGGCGGCGCGCCTGTCCGGCTTGCTGTTGCGCCTCCTCGGTTGTCGTCTGTTGAGCGCCGGGCAGTCCCATGGGCGTCTCCTCCTTGTGCAATTTAGTAGAACCCGGCGGTAAAGACGACCCGCATCACTTCTTCGGGCGTCGTAACCCCTTCGAGCACTTTGACCAATCCGTCTTCTCTCAGCTCTTTCATCCCGTTCGCCTTTGAGGCTTCCTTGATGTCGGCCAAAGGCGCGCGCCGAACGATCAGTTCGGCAATCTCGTTGTTGACGACCATCAGTTCGTAAATCCCAATTCGGCCTCGGAATCCCGTAAAGCGGCACTGGTCGCAACCCGCTCCGCGCCACAGTGTAACCGTGTCGCCCTGTTCCTTTGGATTGAATCCAAAGCGTCTAAGTTCCGCGCCTTGCGCCTGATACGGCTCTCGGCAGTTCGAGCAGATCTTTCGGGCTAGCCTCTGCGCCATGATTCCAATGACGGTCGCTGCGATCAGGTATGGCTCGACGCCCATGTCCACCATACGAAGGGTGGCTGACGGCGCATCGTTGGTGTGAAGCGTGGACAAGACTAAGTGTCCCGTCAGCGATGCTTCGATCGCGATCTCGGCCGTCTCCAGGTCGCGCATCTCGCCGACCATGATAATATCGGGGTCTTGCCGCAAGAAGGCGCGGAGCGCGTTGGCAAAGGTCAATCCGGCCTTTCTGTTCACCTGGACCTGCGAGACGCCTGGAAGCTGATACTCGATCGGGTCCTCGATCGTAAGGATGTTCTTTTCGACCGAGTTCAACTTGTTCAAAACGCTGTACTGGGTGGTGGTCTTGCCGCTTCCCGTCGGTCCGGTCGATAGGCACATTCCGTTTGGCTGGATGACCAGTTCTTCCAATCGGGCTTGCGTGTCGGGCGTAAAGCCGAGCTTGTTCAACCCGAGCAGGACGCTCGTCTTATCCAGAATACGCATAACGATCTTCTCGCCCGCAGGCGTTGGGATCGAGGATACGCGCAAATCGAAGTCTTTGTTCTGATACCGAATCGGTATGCGTCCGTCCTGCGGGATTCGCTTTTCTGCGATGTTCATCTCGGCCATGATCTTGAGGCGCGAGATGAGCGGCGGCTGGACGTACTTGGGCAAGGTGAGCACTTCGTGCAAAACGCCGTCGATTCGGTAGCGAACGCGAACGTTGCGATACGAGGGCTCGACGTGAATATCGCTGGCTCGCTCGTTGATCGCGTTCTGGATGATGGTGTTGGCCACCCGAATGATCGGGCCTTCTTCCGATTGTCGAACGGCATCGTCGTCATCGACGTCGGTATCGCCGCGCGCGCTGTAGGCCGCAATGTCGCCTTTCAGGGCGCTCATCATGTCCATGCCGCGAGCAACGTTGGCCGCGGGAGGCCCGCTCGAATCGCCGCTGTCCCCGCTGCCGGCGCCGTAGGTCTTGCGAATTGCGTCCTCGATCGCGCCGGGAGACGCCATAGCCGGTATCACTTGGCATCGCGAGGCAAGGCGCACTTCGTCAATGGCCAAAACGTCTCGCGGGTCGGCCATCGCTACCCATAGACGATCGCCTTCCTTGCGCACGGGCACGATGTTGTGATGGCGGGCGATGTTCTCCTTGACAATATTGGCGGCAGAGGGATCGACCTGCACGCGATCCAGATCGATGTAGGGAACGTTCAGTTCCGCAGCCTTGGCCTCGTACACGTGCGTCTCCGAGGCGAAGTTGTTGGCGACTATAACCTGCCCAAGGTCTTGATTCGTGCTCTGCTGTATCTTTATCGCTTCATCAAGCTGCTCTCGGGTGATATACCCCTTTTCGACCAGGTACTCCCCCATTGATTTTCGCAGCATGGCCATTCTTCACTCTCCGGCGCACCCTGGTGCCAAGATGCCGATTAGTATAACACAGTTCGGCAAGCGCCGAGCCGTTCCTGTCGATTGTACGAAACATCGTCCGATATTGGTATACTACGTTCAATGCGCGCCCGCGTGTTCCTGCGCGATAGGAGGATTTCGATGACAAGAAACGCCGTATGGACAATTTTGGCATGTTTGGCCGTGATCTGCTCCCATGCCCAGCAGGGCGGTGCCCGGGGGAATCAGAACGACGGACGCACCGACGTTCGCGATGTGTTGGCACAGCTTGAAAAGAAGCACGAAGTTCCAGTCTGGTTCGACGCGACCGTAACGGGTCGAGTCAATCCGAAGGTCGAAGCCGAAGATTTAGAAGGCGCTCTAAACGAAGTAACCCGCCAAGTAGTCGGAATGACCTGGCGAAAAGTCTTCGTCCGAAAAGAACTGGGCGCCCAACCGGACAAGGCGAAGATTCTCGCTGCCGTCCGCAACCTTTTGAGCATCGAGGCGAGCGGATTGATGGTATTGGACACCGCCAATAGCCGTGTGAACTCGTTCATCAAAGACTGGCCGGTCGATTCCGAGTTTGAAAAAGGCCTGGAGAAAATGGAGCCGGCCTACCGAGGCGAACCGATCTACGTTGTGGTCAATCCGCGCGCGGTTTCCGCATTGGCGGCCTCGATGGGGTCGGAAGGCGTGGATCGATACCTTTCCATGCAACAGAACATGCTCGACATGCTAGGGCAAATGACGCCCGAAGAGCGCCAGAAAGCCATGCGAGAGGGCATGAACATGTGGATGAACATGAATCCGGAGCTGCGCGGTCAAATGATGATGGAGGGCATGCGCATGGGCATGGACATGTGGGAAAAGATGCCCGAAAGCGAACGACGCATGATGATGGAACAAGGCATGAGGATGTTCGAACAGTTTATGGGCAATCCTCGCCGACCGTAATGTATCGAAGGGCGGGCATTGCGCCCGCCCTTCGATTTGTCTACTTCACCGTTCTCTCCTTCGCCCTAACAGCCCTAACCCCAGCATCAGCGCAATCATCGATGCCGGCTCGGGCGTTAAATAGGCGCCAGCAACCTCGACCGTGCCCTGATCGTGCGGATAGGTAACCCAATTGGTGTTCAACAGACAGGTTCGAAGCGTAACGCCTTCTTGTCCGACTGGCGACAATCGAGTCGTCGAAATCACGACCTCCGTTCCATACGGAGTGTCTTCTCTGACCCGTAAGAGAAAGTGGCCGACGAACGTAGGCGGCACGTGTTGCATCCCGCCGGCGAACCCGATCTTGAAACCGGCGCCGTGTCCGGTTGCAAGATCGAACGAACTGTCCCATGGACGCAAGCTGTTCGCATAGAGCGTGCCTGCAGCCGCCGTCATGATGCGCAAGTTTGAGTAGTCGAAGTCCGGATGAACACGGGCGTTCATACGAGGGTCGATGCCGTATCGGTGAATCTCCAGATATTGCTCGTTGCTGTCGTCAGGCAGGCTATCGGCAAAGTCCATAAAGAAGTTGCCGATCGTCAACCGTCGGTCTGTGTTGCGAAAGTCCAGGTCGATTCCGAGCGTAACCCGAATGTACTGTCCGGCATCCGCTACGAGAGAGGTGTTCGGGCTGGTCGGCGAATAGGGAGTCGGTTCGGTCAAAGGCGGGGGCTCGTCGTAGGGGCCGGACAAATCCAAAAAAATCCGGGCAACGCCCTGGCCCATGGAAGATGAGATCATGAGTACAACGAACAGCAGTACTGCGAGAATGCGATGCATGATGAAACCTCCTATTGCATCTGAAAGATACATGTTAGTACTCAGATAAACCTCACAATGTTCCCGAGGTTTCCAAATGGCTTGCGTCTCAGGGTATCCTTGTGGTATACGGGCGTCTACCGAGCGCCAGGAGGCCGCAAATCAATGATCGATCGTGAGCAGTTGGTCGAACTCTTCATCAATCTATGCCGCATCAACTCGCCGCCAAGGCAAGAGCGCGAGGTCGTTGACTTCGTCAAGAACTACCTATCGAACCTTGGTCTCTATATCAAAGAAGATCGGGCCGGCGAGGCCGTCGGCGGCAACGCGAACAATGTGATCGCAACGCTGCCCGCCAATCGCTCTGGCGCTCCAAAGATCTTCTTCAGCGCGCACTTCGATACGGTCGAACCCAATCCGAATCTAAGGGTTGTCATCAAGGACGAGATCATCAAGTCGGACGGCACATCTATTCTGGGCTCGGACGACAAATCGGGTATGGCAGCCATTCTCCAGGCCGTGCGGGCTGTCGTGGAGAACGACTTGCCGCATGGCCAAATCCAGTTGCTCTTTTCCATTTGCGAAGAGGTCGGACTGCTGGGCGCGCGCCATCTCGACATGGCTTTGGTAGATAGCGACTACGGATTTGTATTCGACTCTGGATCGCCGGTGGGCACGGTGATCAACTCGGCGCCGACCCATGATTCTATGCGATTCAAAGTGATCGGTCGCCCCGCCCATGCCGGAGTGCAGCCGGAGAAGGGCATCAGCGCGATAAAGATCGCCGCCGATGCGATCAGCCAAATGACGCTCGGCCGAATCGACGAGGAAACCACCGCCAACATTGGCGTCATCGAGGGCGGTACGGCCAACAACATCGTCTGTCCAGAAGTCAACGTGCGCGCCGAGGCCCGGAGCCGCAGCGTCGAAAAGGTCGATGCCCAAACGCGCCATATGATTGATTGCTTTGAGCAGGCAGCGGCTCGAGCGGGCGGACAGGTCGAAGTTCAAAAAGACCGCCACTACACAGGCTATTTGCTGACCGACGACCAGCCTCAAGTCAAGTTGGCGATGGAGGCTATCCGGGATGTCGGGTTGGAGCCAAACTTCCGTCCGACGGGCGGCGGAAGCGACGGCAGCATCTACCTTGATCGCGGCCTTCCGAGCGTCGTGTTGGGCACCCCGATGGAGCACATCCACACGCATCAAGAACAGACCCCCATCGCAGCCCTGGTCAAAAGTTCCGAAATCGCCCTCGCCATCATCCGGCGGGCAGCAGGCGCCTAGCCCCATGGACTGCCGCGATTGCAATCTCTATGAGGACGGGAAGTGCCGCTCGGGCAAGGTCAACCCTGCGCGGAAGGAGGATGCGGCGCTGGCCGTCAAGTTCTTCGGCCCGCGATGTCTCTGCATCATGAACCCGCATAGAGAGCCGATTCTTCAGCGCATGTACGAGCCGTCAACCGAGCCGCTTGAGCTCCCTCAAAGCGAGCCTTGCGACGGCGGTCGCCGGTCGATGTCGCGCGGTCTTGATCTGAGCGTTCGGATAGTGCGATAGGATCGCCTGACGGAAAAGGCTCAGATAGAGTTTGCTCCGAAACATCCCGCCCGACAGCGCCCATACGACCGGTTCGCTTCTGTCGAACCAAGCCTTCGCGCCGCTCATCGCGTCCGATGCCAACTGTTCGACGCCCTCTGCCACAATGCAATAGGCGACCTTGTCCTTGCCGTTTTCAGCCAATTCGCAGACTTTGCACGAGAAAGAGGCAATCTTATGGCGAGGCGTCCTTGCCTGATAGAAAACCGGCACCAAGTCCCGAGGTTCCGCAACGCCAAAGTGATCCAGCGCGGCCTGTAACAGCGCCGTCTTAGGCCCGCGAGCATCCGCAAACCGCACGGCCGCCCGAAATGCCCGGATAGCCGTATCATAAGCGCTTCCTTCGTCGCCCAAGAGACTGCCCCAACCCCCGCACTGACCGACCAGCTCGTTGTCTCGAAAGTAGCCGATGTTCGATCCGGTGCCTGAAATGACCGCGACGCCTTCGGCGTTCAGGCTGCCGGCGATCGCCATGGCCGCGCGCATCTCGTCAAATCGAAACAACTTGGGCTTGGGAGACTGTCGGGTCAGCCAGCCGATGTCGCTTGGCGCTCCGGCGGAAGCGACGCCCACTGCCCGAATTTCGCCCTTTACACCATCCATCGCGTCTGCGACGGCGCTCTTGATGTTGGCCCGAGTTTCCTCAGCGCTCACAAAGTTCGGGTTGGAAGGCCCAGCCTTGCCATATCCCAACAGTTGCCCGGCGTCCGTGATGGCGGCGCACTCCGTCTTCGTGCCGCCTCCTTCTATCCCCAAGATTACGAGATTTGCCATTTCAGTTTAAGCAAGCGTGCGACAAAAGGCCAAAAACAGTGGAAGAGCCGTCCGGAAGGCGCAACTCTACCGCAAGATCGGCGGATCGATCTTCAATACGCCGATAAACGGCAGATTCCTGTACTTCTCTTCGTGATCCAATCCATAACCGACCACAAACCGGTTCGGGATTGAGAACCCTTTATAGTGCACCGGAACATCGACTTTTCGCCGCTCTGGCTTATCCAACAGCGAACAGACCCGCAAGGATGCGGGCTCCCTTGCCATTAATAAGTCAAGCAGATAGCGCAGCGTCAACCCGGTGTCCACAATGTCTTCGACAATCAGCAGATGTCGACCGATGCACTGCGCGTCCAGGTCCTTTAGCAGCCGCACGACGCCCGACGATTCTTGACTGCCCGCATAACTGCTGATGGCCACAAAATCGCAGGTGATCGGCGCATGAACCGCACGGAACAGATCGCTCATGAAGAGCATAGAGCCTTTCAGAACGCCGATGAACACGGTGTCCAATCCGGCGTAGTCCTGCTCGATCTGCTGCCCTAATTCCCGAATGCGGTTCTGGATCGCGTCGGCCGGGATGAGCTCCTCAACCTCGGGAAAGAGTTTTGTCCAGTCTTGCATCGCAGCCACCGCGCTCATATTTGCTTCACTCCCATTCGATCGTCGCCGGCGGCTTGCTCGACAAGTCGTACAAGACGCGGTTGACGCCTTCCACTTCGTTTACTATCCGATCGGCGATTCTCCTCAACAAAGTCCAAGGCAGTTCTGCCGGTTCTGCGGTCATTGCGTCCTCGCTGGTTACGGCCCGCACGACGATGGCGCTTTGATGCGTGCGCTGATCGCCCATGACTCCTACGCTCTGCGTCAAAGGCAATACTGCAAACGATTGCCAAATGCGACCCAGCCATCCGTCTTGCCGAAGTTCGCGCATTACAATGGCGTCGGCCAGGCGCAATCGCTCCAGCTTCTCCGACGTCACTTCGCCTTCTATGCGCACGGCCAAGCCCGGGCCCGGAAAAGGCTGCCTGTGCACGATCGACTCCGGCAGTCCCAACTCCAATGCGACCGATCGAGCCTCGTCTTTGAACAACATCCTCAGCGGTTCGATGGTCTCCAACCGCATCCAAGAGGGCAATCCTCCCACGTTGTGGTGCGTCTTGATCTTGGCCGCGTGAGCCGAGCCGCTTTCGATCACATCGGGGTAAAGAGTGCCTTGCGCCAAGAAGCGACAGTCGCTCACTTCGTCTGCCGTCTCCTCGAAAACGCGCACAAACTCCTCGCCTATGGCTTTGCGTTTCTCCTCGGGGTCCGTAACTCCTGCAAGTCGATCGAGAAATCGATCGCGCGCATCGACCGCTACCAAATGGGCAGGGAAGTAGCTGGTGAAGAGTTCTCGAACCTCCTCGGCCTCGCCCTGCCGCAACAGTCCGTGATCCACAAACACACAGGTCAGCCGGTCCCCGATCGCTCGGTGCACCAACGCGGCGGTCGTACAAGAGTCCACCCCGCCGCTCACGCCGCAGACAACCCTTGCATCGCCCGTTTGTTGCCGAATCGCCTCGACCGTCTCCTCTACAAAGTGCACGGGCGTCCATTCGCCAGAACAGCCGCACACCAGATAGAGAAACTGTCGTATCAGCGCAGATCCAAACGGCGTGTGCGAAACTTCGGGATGAAACTGGACGCCATAGAGCTTTCTCTCAGGATCGCTCATGGCCGCCACCGGCGCGTTGGAAGTAACTGCCGTAGTCCTAAATCCAATAGGCGGGCTCTCGACGCGATCGCCGTGGCTCATCCAACAGGTCAATTCTCGCGCCAAGCCCTCGAACAGCGCATCCTTCTCGGTAATCCGCAACTGAGCGCGGCCATACT comes from the Armatimonadota bacterium genome and includes:
- a CDS encoding type II secretion system F family protein gives rise to the protein MATFAYTIRDESGATRSGRAEAENGEVLKKRLQEEGFVVLEMTQEKGGQRVPSGGYGKVKLSNLSIFSRQFSTMLDAGVSLVRCLDVLQQQTSDSRLRKILMDLSARVESGESLSRSMARHPKAFSPLIIGLIRAGEVGGVLEESLQRIAHFLEKDVELRRKIKSALTYPTLVLIAAIGIVTFLVTWLVPQFADLFKELGVKDMPFMTQFLIDLSAFVANRWYVLIISLLVLLVAYRLFVSTRVGRRTVDRMKLKMPVFGPLHHKIVMARFSRTMGTLLVSGVPILQALETVAGVVGNSIIAEAVMESRARIREGERIADPLAKSRQFPPMVVHMVSVGEESGSLDHMLTKIADFYEGEVEAQLASLTAAIEPLMIVLLGFVVGFIVIAMFLPMISVISNLSQAQ
- a CDS encoding type IV pilus twitching motility protein PilT, which encodes MGLPGAQQTTTEEAQQQAGQARRLEEIHIDELLYIVTEKGASDLHLVPFEAPIIRVDGQLIRLNYEKASAPETQRLVYDILTDEQIQRFESTMELDMSYALGKVSRFRVNVYRDKGAVASAFRLIPQRIPTIRELHLPGILEDLTRKPRGLILVTGPTGSGKSTSLAAMINQINTERSVHIITIEDPIEYLHTHKFSIINQRELGQDTKSFANALRSSLREDPDVILVGEMRDLETIQLAITAAETGHLVMATLHTNNAAESIDRMVDVFPPGQQEQIRIQLANNLQAIISQQLLPRAGQPGRVPAIEVMTATPAVRNLIRENKTHQIHTMIQTSANVGMQTMDMCLRDLYMRGTVTYEEVMARAINTDELKKMLAPSSTGTTAPGSSRPGGL
- a CDS encoding MFS transporter, which gives rise to MIAISVFWFGVSFFWAGMLTLVLQERVAEFIPKESHGAYLGVLAAGGALFSTVVELIAGPYSDRCQSRWGRRRPFIFHGVIWCIPFIVLFTYSGSFWQLMVCFAAIQFFLNWANGPYQAVIPDVVPPHRHGLASSYMGAMTLLGTGLGLALVGALLDKEPMLLSHWSADARMRLVGWVYGGVLLSTMLWTHCGLREKPWSPKNPADAKVKLRHVFDIRLKDAPNFRLLTLSRFFFNAGFYTAVYFITFYLRDSIGLGDGYLKSAFILFEIVTFAGVIGTFMVARNADRHSKKSIIFMCSGLLCAAAIAFLLVSDFRAVMLLGVLFGIAWGAFAAVDWALAANLVPKADEAGRYMAIWHISMTLPQVVAPMIAGPVADALNRYSPGLGWRAVFAFIPIYVLAGAALLRKLDEAPVQQVESESMRVQPQ
- a CDS encoding prepilin peptidase codes for the protein MLPPWSVVFGIAFGAAIGSFLNVLIYRLPAGLSIVHPPSHCPNCKTRLTALDLFPILSYLVQQGRCRHCRASIPVRYLLVEIVNAAIWAWFWHLHLVQGESWVAFLGLSAFCSCLLALSMIDLRWFIIPDELNAAALIIGLLVAGFASRLATPWDWAEPGRLSLSNALIGATVGAGIFVFISLLGRIAFRKDAMGHGDIKLARAIGACLMAPAAVVSFGLAVMLGLVFGVVGMIYARLHPAIDTSEELESYVPESIASLFFFSILYLLWLDVLYLFLPGAIKRRIDEWLERTFGSTQSEELDDEPPQVGAIPFGPSMALGAILTLIFANPLASLVRAYLDNITGGP
- the tadA gene encoding Flp pilus assembly complex ATPase component TadA, whose product is MAMLRKSMGEYLVEKGYITREQLDEAIKIQQSTNQDLGQVIVANNFASETHVYEAKAAELNVPYIDLDRVQVDPSAANIVKENIARHHNIVPVRKEGDRLWVAMADPRDVLAIDEVRLASRCQVIPAMASPGAIEDAIRKTYGAGSGDSGDSSGPPAANVARGMDMMSALKGDIAAYSARGDTDVDDDDAVRQSEEGPIIRVANTIIQNAINERASDIHVEPSYRNVRVRYRIDGVLHEVLTLPKYVQPPLISRLKIMAEMNIAEKRIPQDGRIPIRYQNKDFDLRVSSIPTPAGEKIVMRILDKTSVLLGLNKLGFTPDTQARLEELVIQPNGMCLSTGPTGSGKTTTQYSVLNKLNSVEKNILTIEDPIEYQLPGVSQVQVNRKAGLTFANALRAFLRQDPDIIMVGEMRDLETAEIAIEASLTGHLVLSTLHTNDAPSATLRMVDMGVEPYLIAATVIGIMAQRLARKICSNCREPYQAQGAELRRFGFNPKEQGDTVTLWRGAGCDQCRFTGFRGRIGIYELMVVNNEIAELIVRRAPLADIKEASKANGMKELREDGLVKVLEGVTTPEEVMRVVFTAGFY
- the ald gene encoding alanine dehydrogenase, with the translated sequence MVIGVPKEVKKDEHRVAMTPAGVHRLTQDGHKVIVEQSAGVGTGLSDDEYAAAGATLADVSQVWAQSDLIVKVKEPLSEEFPRIRPGQALFTFFHFAASADLTRAMVESGAICIAYETIPDANEKLPILTPMSEIAGRMSVQAGAACLEKHHKGQGVLLSGVPGVPPASVVIIGGGVVGTNAAKIAAGFGARVTILDLDLERMRYLDDVMPANVKTLYSNPTNLRDAVRQADLTIGAIYLTGERTPKLIDRALLKEMKDGSALVDVCVDQGGVAETTRPTTHSDPTYVEEGVVHYAVANMPGAVARTSTYALTNVTLGFVRQIAKHGAREALRNDPFLLQGLNVIEGKVTLQPIAELFGYPYISAGQAL